A genomic segment from Pistricoccus aurantiacus encodes:
- a CDS encoding cysteine desulfurase, whose product MVDFNDLELDVAQVRRHFPILDREVHGKPLVYLDNAATSQTPESVIQSIADYYRRYNANIHRGLHTLADEATAAYEGTREKVRAFINAHEHREIIFTRGTTEAINLVANSWGRANLKAGDEILISRLEHHSNIVPWQLLARELELRIKVIPVDERGVLDMHAYRDLFTERTRLVAVNHISNAFGTVNPVAEMADIAHRQGALILVDGAQAAPHERVDVQALDADFYAFSAHKVYGPTGVGMLYGKATLLEAMPPWQGGGEMIKTVSFEAPTTFADIPHRFEAGTPAIGEVVGFGAALDWVGEFDLRLIKSWEQRLLAHATQELSRIDGLRILGTAPHKAAVISFIVEGAHSQDIGLLIDQLGVAIRTGHHCAQPLLTEFGVDATCRASFAAYNTPEEIDIFVEALKRVIGMVR is encoded by the coding sequence CTAGACAATGCGGCTACCAGCCAGACGCCGGAGTCGGTGATCCAGTCGATCGCCGACTATTACCGGCGCTACAACGCCAATATTCACCGCGGGCTGCACACTCTGGCGGATGAGGCGACGGCGGCTTATGAGGGCACCCGCGAGAAGGTGCGTGCCTTTATCAATGCTCACGAGCATCGCGAGATCATCTTTACCCGGGGCACCACGGAAGCCATCAACCTGGTGGCCAACAGTTGGGGACGGGCCAATCTCAAGGCCGGGGATGAAATCCTGATCTCGCGCCTGGAGCATCACTCCAATATCGTGCCCTGGCAGCTGCTGGCCCGGGAACTCGAACTGCGCATCAAAGTGATTCCGGTGGACGAACGGGGCGTGCTGGACATGCACGCCTATCGAGACCTGTTCACGGAGCGCACCCGACTGGTGGCGGTCAACCATATTTCCAACGCCTTTGGTACCGTCAATCCGGTGGCGGAAATGGCGGATATCGCCCATCGTCAGGGCGCCCTGATTCTCGTGGACGGCGCCCAGGCGGCGCCCCACGAGCGGGTGGATGTCCAAGCGCTGGACGCGGATTTCTACGCCTTTTCCGCCCACAAGGTATACGGTCCCACCGGGGTCGGAATGCTCTACGGCAAGGCGACCCTGCTCGAGGCAATGCCGCCCTGGCAGGGCGGCGGAGAAATGATCAAGACGGTTTCCTTCGAGGCGCCCACAACCTTCGCGGACATTCCTCATCGCTTCGAGGCGGGCACTCCGGCGATAGGCGAGGTAGTCGGCTTCGGCGCCGCCCTGGATTGGGTAGGTGAGTTCGACCTGCGTCTGATTAAGTCCTGGGAACAGCGTCTGCTTGCCCACGCCACTCAAGAGCTGTCCCGCATCGACGGGCTACGTATCCTGGGCACCGCGCCCCACAAGGCGGCGGTAATATCCTTTATTGTCGAGGGGGCGCATTCTCAGGATATCGGTCTGCTGATCGACCAACTGGGGGTGGCGATTCGTACCGGCCATCACTGTGCCCAGCCGCTGCTGACGGAATTCGGCGTGGACGCCACCTGCCGGGCGTCCTTCGCCGCCTACAATACCCCGGAGGAGATCGATATTTTTGTCGAAGCCCTCAAGCGGGTCATTGGTATGGTGCGCTAG